The Hippoglossus stenolepis isolate QCI-W04-F060 chromosome 11, HSTE1.2, whole genome shotgun sequence genome includes a window with the following:
- the rab12 gene encoding ras-related protein Rab-12 yields MDPRFDIPRRAAGGGGGSANSSPGLGAQSRRRKMPPRPADFKLQIIIIGSRGVGKTSLMERYTDDTFCEACKSTVGVDFKIKTVELRGRKIRLQIWDTAGQERFNSITSAYYRGAKGIVLVYDITKQETFEDLPKWMKMIDKYASEEAELLLVGNKLDCESDRIISRQQGERFSSRISGMRFCEASAKDNFNVDEIFLKLVDDILSKMPLEVSNKELSNSVLSLQPEPEVPPELPPPRMRCC; encoded by the exons ATGGATCCACGGTTCGACATCCCGCGGAGGGCCGCCGGTGGTGGCGGGGGCTCCGCGAACTCGTCGCCCGGTCTCGGGGCTCAGTCGCGCCGCAGGAAGATGCCTCCGCGCCCCGCCGACTTCAAACTGCAGATTATCATCATCGGCTCCCGCGGCGTCGGTAAAACCAGCCTCATGGAGAGGTACACGGACGACACCTTCTGCGAGGCGTGCAAGTCCACAGTAG GAGTTGACTTCAAAATCAAGACAGTTGagctgagagggaggaagatCAGACTACAGATATG GGACACTGCCGGCCAGGAGCGGTTCAACAGCATCACATCAGCTTACTACAGGGGTGCTAAGGGAATAGTGCTGGTGTATGACATCACCAAGCAGGAGACGTTTGAAGACCTTCCCAAGTGGATGAAGATGATAGACAAG TACGCGTcagaggaagcagagcttcTCCTGGTTGGGAACAAGCTGGACTGTGAGAGCGATCGTATCATCTCCAGACAGCAGGGAGAGCGG TTTTCCTCTCGAATAAGTGGAATGCGCTTCTGCGAAGCTAGTGCCAAGGATAACTTTAACGTGGATGAGATCTTCCTGAAGCTTGTGGATGACATTCTTAGCAAG ATGCCTCTGGAAGTTTCCAACAAGGAGCTTTCCAACAGTGTCCTGTCTCTGCAGCCTGAACCGGAAGTGCCTCCGGAGTTGCCCCCACCTCGCATGCGCTGTTGCTGA
- the napgb gene encoding N-ethylmaleimide-sensitive factor attachment protein, gamma b, translated as MAAQKINEAHEHMAKAEKCLKTSMTKWKPDFDSAASEYAKAAVCFKNAKQYDQAKDAYLKEAEYHTENKTLFHAAKAIEQAGMMMKEQKKMPEAIQYIEKACMMYMENGTPDTAAMALDRAGKLIEPINLEKAVDLYQKAAGVFENEDRLRQAVELLGKASRLLVRLRRLDDAAVAIQKEKNMYKEIENFPMCFKKTTAQVLIHLHRVDYVAADKCVRESYSLPGYSGSEDCLAMETLLQGYDEQDEDQVYRVCNSPLLKYMDNDYAKLAISLRVPGGGGKKKKAAAAPQGGAGGEPAAADDEDDYEGGLC; from the exons ATGGCCGCCCAGAAGATAAACGAAGCCCACGAGCACATGGCCAAGGCGGAGAAGTG CTTAAAGACAAGCATGACGAAGTGGAAGCCGGATTTCGACAGCGCTGCGTCAGAATACGCCAAAGCAG CTGTGTGCTTCAAGAACGCCAAACAGTACGATCAAGCCAAGGATGCGTACCTGAAGGAGGCGGAGTAccacacagaaaacaagac CCTCTTTCACGCTGCAAA ggcGATTGAGCAGGCTGgtatgatgatgaag GAACAAAAGAAGATGCCTGAGGCCATCCAGTACATAGAGAAAGCCTGTATGATGTACATGGAGAACGGGACCCCGGACACTGCTGCGATGGCTCTGGACAGGGCTGGAAA acTGATCGAGCCTATAAACCTGGAGAAAGCTGTGGACCTGTATCAGAAGGCAGCCGGTGTGTTTGAG AATGAAGACCGTCTGCGTCAGGCTGTTGAGCTGCTGGGCAAAGCCTCTAGACTTCTGGTCAGGTTAAGAAG GTTGGATGATGCAGCCGTCGCTAtacagaaagagaagaacatgTACAAAGAGATTGAAAACTTCCCCATGTGCTTCAAG AAAACAACTGCCCAAGTGCTGATTCATCTTCACAGAGTGGACTACGTAGCTGCTGATAAATGCGTCAGAGAAAGTTACAG TCTGCCTGGCTACAGTGGAAGCGAAGATTGCCTGGCCATGGAGACGCTACTGCAGGGCTACGACGAGCAGGACGAGGACCAGGTCTACCGCGTGTGCAACTCACCTTTACTGAAATACATGGACAATGAC TACGCCAAGCTGGCCATTTCCCTGAGGGTacccggaggaggaggaaagaagaagaaggctgCGGCTGCTCCACAGGGTGGCGCTGGCGGGGAGCCGGCCGCTGCCGATGATGAGGACGATTACGAGGGCGGGCTGTGTTAG